From Acidothermus cellulolyticus 11B, a single genomic window includes:
- a CDS encoding DUF4233 domain-containing protein, with amino-acid sequence MTSPGAGEGAEVERARLRARRDARRLAASVLGTEVIVFWLGIIAAVTLSGVSRPVAIAVGAALALGCVLAAMLLRTRAGYVLGSVLQLLAIACGVVVPVMFILGVIFAGLWVAAWRLGVKAIRSADQAGRSSGTS; translated from the coding sequence ATGACGTCCCCCGGCGCCGGCGAGGGTGCCGAGGTCGAGCGCGCCCGCCTCCGGGCGCGCCGGGACGCGCGCCGGCTGGCCGCGAGCGTGCTCGGGACGGAAGTGATCGTCTTCTGGCTGGGCATCATCGCCGCCGTCACGCTGTCCGGGGTGTCCCGCCCGGTCGCGATTGCGGTGGGCGCGGCCTTGGCCCTTGGCTGCGTCCTCGCAGCGATGCTGCTCCGCACCCGCGCCGGGTACGTGCTCGGCAGCGTGCTCCAACTGCTGGCGATCGCGTGCGGCGTCGTCGTCCCGGTGATGTTCATCCTCGGCGTGATCTTCGCGGGGTTGTGGGTAGCGGCGTGGCGGCTCGGCGTGAAGGCGATCCGATCAGCTGATCAAGCGGGGAGAAGCTCGGGCACGTCGTGA
- a CDS encoding ABC transporter ATP-binding protein has protein sequence MSTETASALDERSVAPRSRAADDAGQVPLIHARGLLKRYGTFVAVDHIDLDVYAGQAFGFLGPNGAGKSSTMRMIGCVSEPSGGTLRIFGLDPRRDGPVIRGRIGVVPQQDTLDLELTVRENLIVYGRYFGLPRAWLRRRADELLDFVQLADRADDKVEPLSGGMRRRLTIARALINEPELLLLDEPTTGLDPQARHAVWDRLFRLKQHGVTLVLTTHYMDEAEQLCDELVVMDKGSIVARGSPRDLITRFATKDVVELRFPVGRNEEMAGRVADLGDRVDVLPDRLVIYTEDGDGCLAAVHARGLEPLSAWLRRATLEDVFLRLTGHALID, from the coding sequence ATGTCCACCGAAACCGCCTCCGCACTCGATGAGCGCTCGGTCGCGCCGCGGTCCCGGGCAGCCGACGACGCCGGCCAGGTCCCGTTGATCCATGCGCGGGGCCTGCTCAAGCGTTACGGCACGTTCGTCGCCGTCGACCACATCGACCTCGACGTGTACGCCGGCCAGGCTTTCGGCTTTCTCGGCCCGAACGGAGCGGGGAAATCCTCCACTATGCGCATGATCGGATGCGTCTCGGAGCCGTCCGGCGGCACGTTGCGCATCTTCGGCCTGGACCCACGGCGCGACGGTCCGGTGATCCGGGGTCGGATCGGGGTCGTGCCGCAACAAGACACCCTCGACCTCGAGCTCACCGTCCGCGAGAACCTCATCGTGTACGGGCGGTACTTCGGCCTTCCCCGGGCCTGGCTGCGCCGTCGCGCAGACGAATTGCTCGACTTCGTCCAGCTCGCCGACCGTGCCGACGACAAGGTGGAGCCCCTCTCCGGCGGCATGCGCCGACGCCTCACCATCGCGCGGGCACTGATCAACGAGCCGGAGCTGCTGCTGCTCGACGAGCCGACCACCGGTCTTGATCCGCAGGCCCGGCACGCGGTCTGGGATCGCCTCTTCCGCCTCAAACAGCACGGCGTCACCCTCGTCCTCACCACCCACTACATGGACGAAGCCGAGCAGCTCTGCGACGAGCTGGTCGTCATGGACAAGGGTTCGATCGTTGCGCGCGGCTCCCCGCGGGACCTCATCACCCGGTTCGCCACCAAGGACGTCGTTGAGCTGCGGTTTCCGGTCGGTCGCAACGAGGAGATGGCCGGCCGGGTCGCTGACCTTGGTGACCGGGTTGACGTCCTGCCCGACCGGCTCGTCATTTACACCGAGGACGGCGACGGCTGTCTTGCGGCGGTGCACGCCCGTGGTCTCGAACCGCTCTCCGCTTGGTTGCGCCGCGCCACGCTGGAAGACGTCTTCCTCCGGCTCACCGGCCATGCGCTGATCGATTGA
- a CDS encoding ABC transporter permease: MSGMAAAAEPLGTARGNLPAAMRRTWRAYRYWVTSYRRTWRGSVVSSIVNPVLYLAALGVGLGTLVHAGPATHGLSYLQFIAPGLLAATAMQVASIEATYPVLASVKWVPMYDAMLATPLTVGDVFAGHLLWMLTRIGLTSSTYLAVIAAFGGVRSGLAVCAVPICLLLGLACAAPIAAFAVRQETDTSFSALQRFVIVPMFLFSGTFFSIDQLPSWIRPVAYVTPLWHGVTLTRDVTSGVVEPGGVALIGVHLVFLTALAGIGTRIAARNYRRRLER, translated from the coding sequence ATGAGCGGCATGGCGGCGGCGGCCGAACCGCTTGGTACCGCCCGTGGGAACCTGCCCGCGGCGATGCGGCGCACCTGGCGGGCGTACCGGTACTGGGTGACGAGTTACCGGCGGACCTGGCGCGGTTCGGTGGTGTCGAGCATCGTCAATCCGGTGCTGTACCTGGCGGCGCTGGGGGTTGGGCTCGGCACTCTGGTGCACGCCGGGCCCGCGACCCATGGGCTGAGCTACCTGCAGTTCATCGCCCCTGGATTGCTCGCCGCCACCGCGATGCAGGTGGCCTCCATCGAAGCGACCTATCCGGTGCTCGCGTCGGTCAAATGGGTGCCGATGTACGACGCCATGCTCGCGACACCGCTCACGGTCGGGGACGTCTTCGCCGGCCACCTGCTGTGGATGCTCACTCGGATCGGGCTGACCAGCAGCACGTACCTGGCGGTGATCGCCGCATTCGGCGGGGTGCGCAGTGGGCTCGCTGTTTGTGCAGTGCCGATCTGTCTTCTGCTCGGCCTGGCGTGCGCGGCCCCGATTGCCGCGTTCGCCGTCAGGCAAGAGACCGACACGTCTTTCTCCGCCTTGCAGCGTTTCGTGATCGTGCCGATGTTCCTCTTCTCCGGCACGTTCTTCAGCATTGATCAGCTTCCGTCGTGGATTCGTCCCGTTGCGTACGTGACCCCGCTCTGGCACGGTGTCACCCTTACCCGCGATGTCACGAGCGGTGTCGTGGAGCCCGGCGGCGTCGCCCTCATCGGCGTCCACCTCGTCTTTCTCACCGCGCTCGCGGGAATCGGCACCCGTATCGCCGCCCGCAATTACCGGCGACGGTTGGAGCGTTGA
- a CDS encoding ABC transporter permease, with protein MSFALRILPYGAFGRFTGRRSVALVERSLMVYRHTWIIIVSGFFEPLFYLLSIGVGVGRLVPHLSYAGHPIAYTAFVAPAMLASSAMNGAIYDSTFNIFHKLKYARVYEGVLATPMTALDVAAGEILWALGRGFIYAVAFLIVCAAMGVVHAWTAALALPFAVLEGLAFAACGMAATTFMRSWQDFEWVNLVLLPMFLFSATFYPLTAYPTAVAHVVRWTPLYQAVDVQRALLLGGWHAGLLANCAYLAVMSLAGGIVAVRRLARVLLH; from the coding sequence ATGTCCTTCGCGTTGCGCATCCTTCCGTACGGCGCCTTCGGCCGGTTCACCGGACGCCGCAGTGTTGCCCTTGTTGAGCGGAGTCTGATGGTCTACCGCCACACGTGGATCATCATTGTCTCCGGTTTCTTCGAACCGCTGTTCTACTTGTTGTCGATCGGCGTCGGCGTCGGCCGCTTGGTCCCGCACCTGTCGTACGCCGGCCACCCGATTGCATACACCGCATTCGTCGCACCCGCGATGCTCGCGTCCTCCGCGATGAATGGCGCGATTTACGACTCCACCTTCAACATCTTCCACAAATTGAAGTACGCGAGGGTTTACGAGGGCGTGCTTGCGACGCCGATGACCGCCCTCGACGTCGCCGCCGGCGAAATTCTCTGGGCCCTGGGCCGCGGGTTCATCTACGCCGTCGCGTTTCTCATCGTCTGCGCCGCGATGGGCGTGGTGCATGCGTGGACGGCGGCGCTTGCTCTGCCTTTTGCGGTTCTTGAAGGCTTGGCGTTCGCCGCGTGCGGCATGGCGGCCACGACGTTCATGCGCAGCTGGCAGGACTTCGAATGGGTCAATCTGGTGCTGCTGCCGATGTTCTTGTTCTCCGCCACCTTCTACCCGCTCACCGCTTACCCGACCGCCGTCGCCCATGTCGTCCGCTGGACACCGCTGTACCAGGCGGTGGACGTGCAACGGGCCCTGCTCCTCGGCGGTTGGCATGCCGGCCTGCTCGCCAACTGCGCCTACCTCGCGGTCATGAGCCTGGCCGGCGGTATCGTCGCCGTTCGGCGGCTCGCACGGGTCCTGCTACACTGA
- the ndk gene encoding nucleoside-diphosphate kinase yields the protein MADVEHTLLLIKPDAVRRGLVGEILSRVERKGLRIRALELRTIDDDLARRHYAEHAAKPFFADLVAFITSGPLVAAVIEGPRAVETLRTLMGSTDPVAAPPGTIRGDFGLLVTENLVHGSDSVTSAAREIALFFPHFAADA from the coding sequence GTGGCGGACGTCGAACACACCTTGCTGCTCATCAAACCGGACGCCGTCCGGCGTGGTCTGGTCGGGGAAATTCTCAGCCGGGTCGAGCGGAAAGGGCTGCGGATTCGCGCCTTGGAGCTCCGCACGATCGATGACGACCTCGCCCGGCGCCACTACGCCGAGCATGCCGCCAAGCCGTTCTTCGCCGACCTGGTGGCCTTCATCACCTCCGGCCCGCTGGTCGCGGCGGTCATCGAGGGCCCACGGGCGGTGGAGACCCTCCGGACCCTGATGGGATCAACCGACCCGGTAGCGGCTCCGCCTGGAACGATCCGCGGTGACTTCGGCCTCCTGGTGACCGAGAATCTCGTGCACGGCTCGGACTCCGTCACGTCCGCCGCCCGAGAGATCGCGTTGTTCTTTCCGCACTTCGCGGCAGACGCCTGA
- a CDS encoding rod shape-determining protein — MPTSIFGRDMAVDLGTANTLVYVRGRGIVLNEPSVVAINTNTGGILAVGIEAKRMIGRTPGNIVAVRPLKDGVIADFDTTERMLRYFIQKVHRNRHLARGPRLVVCVPSGCTAVEQRAVKDAGYAAGARRVYIIEEPMAAAIGAGLPVHEPTGNMVVDIGGGTTEVAVISLGGIVTSQSIRVGGDELDNAIINYVKKEYSLMLGERTAEEIKMAIGSAFPVPDEPHAEIRGRDLVSGLPKTIVVSAAEIRKAIDEPVNAIIDAVKVTLDKCPPELAGDIMDRGIVLTGGGALLKGLDERLRHETGMPIHITERPLDSVALGAGKCVEDFDTLQPVLISEPRSR; from the coding sequence ATGCCCACTTCGATTTTCGGCCGCGACATGGCGGTCGACCTCGGCACGGCGAACACCCTGGTCTATGTCCGCGGCCGAGGCATTGTGCTCAACGAACCGTCTGTGGTCGCCATCAACACCAACACCGGGGGGATCCTGGCCGTCGGCATTGAGGCGAAGCGCATGATTGGCCGGACGCCCGGCAACATCGTCGCGGTTCGGCCGCTCAAGGACGGCGTCATCGCGGACTTCGACACCACCGAGCGGATGCTCCGGTACTTCATTCAGAAGGTGCACCGCAACCGGCATCTTGCCCGCGGACCGCGGCTCGTCGTCTGCGTCCCCAGCGGGTGCACGGCTGTCGAGCAGCGTGCCGTCAAGGACGCCGGCTATGCGGCAGGCGCGCGGCGGGTGTACATCATCGAAGAGCCGATGGCGGCGGCGATCGGCGCCGGGCTTCCGGTGCATGAACCGACCGGGAACATGGTGGTCGACATTGGCGGCGGCACGACGGAAGTCGCAGTGATCAGTCTTGGCGGCATCGTGACCAGCCAGTCGATCCGGGTCGGTGGCGACGAGCTGGACAACGCGATCATCAACTACGTCAAGAAGGAATATTCGCTCATGCTCGGTGAGCGGACGGCGGAAGAAATCAAGATGGCGATCGGCTCGGCCTTCCCGGTGCCGGACGAACCGCACGCCGAGATTCGGGGCCGCGATTTGGTGAGCGGTCTGCCGAAGACGATCGTCGTCAGCGCCGCGGAGATTCGCAAAGCCATCGACGAGCCGGTGAACGCCATCATTGACGCGGTGAAGGTGACCCTCGACAAGTGCCCGCCGGAACTCGCCGGCGACATCATGGATCGAGGCATCGTCCTCACCGGCGGCGGCGCCCTGCTGAAGGGCCTCGACGAGCGGCTCCGCCACGAGACCGGCATGCCGATTCACATCACCGAACGGCCCCTCGACTCGGTCGCTCTGGGCGCCGGGAAGTGCGTCGAGGACTTCGACACGTTGCAGCCGGTGCTGATCTCCGAACCCCGCAGCCGCTAG
- the mreC gene encoding rod shape-determining protein MreC yields the protein MRDTRRTRLILALLLLTAFTLITLDYQSNGRGVFGDLRRIGLAVFGPVERLAADVVRPVRHAIDTVASFGSEHKKVQQLQQQVETLRRQLRAQPFEQHRAAELDKLIQVSSIGQYTIVPAQVIAVGRGAGFEWTATIDVGSRDGVRPEMTVINGDGLVGRVTAVSADTATVVLAIDPQFNVGVRLPNGAIGVVSGHGRAAMSLQLIDPSVRITPGTGLVTAGSVDQTPFVWGVPVGTVTAVSTPLAGEVQTGTVRPFVDFATLDLVGVVVKPPRTDPRGALLASPVPTVTVTVTATPAPVPQPSRPAAQPSPLPSPTPAPSHG from the coding sequence GTGAGGGACACCCGGCGAACGCGGCTGATCCTCGCGCTCCTGCTCCTCACCGCGTTCACCCTGATCACCCTGGACTACCAGTCGAACGGGCGCGGCGTCTTCGGTGATCTGCGCCGGATCGGTCTTGCGGTGTTCGGTCCGGTCGAGCGGCTCGCCGCGGACGTCGTCCGGCCGGTCCGGCACGCGATCGACACCGTGGCTTCCTTTGGGTCAGAGCACAAGAAGGTGCAGCAGCTGCAGCAGCAGGTCGAGACGCTGCGCCGGCAGCTGCGGGCGCAGCCGTTCGAGCAGCACCGAGCGGCGGAGCTCGACAAGCTCATCCAGGTCTCCTCGATCGGTCAGTACACGATCGTTCCCGCCCAGGTGATCGCGGTTGGGCGGGGAGCCGGTTTCGAGTGGACTGCGACGATTGACGTCGGGAGCCGCGACGGCGTCCGACCGGAGATGACGGTCATCAACGGCGACGGTCTGGTGGGCCGGGTCACCGCTGTCTCTGCGGACACCGCCACCGTGGTGCTGGCCATCGATCCGCAGTTCAACGTCGGTGTCCGGCTGCCGAATGGCGCGATCGGTGTGGTCAGCGGCCATGGCCGCGCCGCAATGAGCCTGCAGCTGATCGACCCGAGCGTCCGGATCACACCCGGCACCGGGCTGGTGACCGCCGGTTCGGTTGATCAAACGCCGTTCGTCTGGGGTGTTCCGGTGGGCACGGTCACCGCGGTGAGCACCCCCCTGGCCGGGGAAGTGCAGACCGGCACGGTTCGCCCGTTCGTTGATTTCGCGACGCTGGACCTCGTCGGGGTCGTCGTCAAGCCGCCGCGGACGGATCCGCGCGGCGCCCTCCTGGCGTCGCCGGTACCCACCGTCACGGTCACCGTCACCGCCACTCCGGCTCCTGTCCCGCAGCCGAGCCGGCCGGCGGCCCAACCGTCACCGCTCCCGTCACCGACTCCGGCGCCCAGCCATGGGTAG
- the mreD gene encoding rod shape-determining protein MreD, whose translation MGRATRTGLFLGLVLLAILLDATVLGPLDLPGAPPSLLLLVVAAWALVTGPSSGAVAGFVAGFVADVVPPADHLIGRYALAACLVGYLAGLFRLEAKESVAAALGAVALAVALGTLVFAGSGVIFGEAAGTGGALPVAVASSVGYDLLLTPFVVPPITSLVRRLQPAVSRD comes from the coding sequence ATGGGTAGAGCGACTCGGACCGGGCTCTTCCTCGGCCTCGTACTGCTCGCGATCCTCCTCGATGCGACGGTGCTTGGTCCCCTCGACTTGCCGGGCGCACCGCCGAGCCTGCTCCTGCTCGTCGTGGCCGCGTGGGCGTTGGTGACCGGGCCGTCGTCCGGCGCGGTGGCGGGCTTTGTCGCCGGGTTCGTCGCTGACGTCGTCCCGCCGGCTGATCACCTCATCGGCCGGTACGCGCTGGCGGCGTGCCTGGTCGGCTATCTCGCCGGGTTGTTTCGGCTGGAGGCCAAGGAATCGGTCGCCGCAGCCCTCGGTGCGGTCGCCCTGGCGGTCGCTCTCGGCACCCTGGTCTTCGCCGGAAGCGGAGTGATCTTTGGGGAGGCGGCCGGTACCGGTGGGGCGCTGCCGGTCGCCGTCGCGTCATCGGTCGGTTACGACCTGCTGCTCACCCCGTTCGTCGTCCCACCCATCACGAGCCTTGTCCGCCGATTGCAGCCTGCGGTATCGCGCGACTGA
- a CDS encoding penicillin-binding transpeptidase domain-containing protein, whose translation MENRSRIRLVVLAALVLSLPVTLISRLWYMQVMAGDRYAAAANRTSTNTVHTVAPRGLVVDDVGRVLAGNESALVVSALATALPKDTATRRAELQRLAAILGVSEQDLEARVTLCDYHKYGAKAPQMNPGCWTGSPLQPIPLLRLDTADAAARATQIALQVLERQELFPGITAEIQQIRSYPSPAGASAAQILGHVGKITADDVARAKTQQAADELKTAAAAGEMIGQAGLEAEYDQYLRGTMGTRVVSVDPAGNPLGTVREIPPTPGATLVTSIDARVQQIAEQALADAVEHARTVPQLANHRMVTQHADAAAAVVIDARTGHVLALANYPTYNPGVWDGGSISQTAYDALVHAPGNPLFSQAVQGEYAPGSTFKPITTAGAVSTPYYSITGRYDCPTVFTAGNRTFTNFEGETGLGAISFAEALTVSCDTFFYKIGDTLWKADGGLTPTHPRDAIINEALGWGLGQPTHIDLPIDGSGNVETRQEKIDAWKKNKALWCAEAQTEPNPLYREYDRENCQDGYQYREGDALNFAIGQGTVTVTPLQLAMDYAAIGNGGTLFTPRIGRALVAPNGTVIQEINAPSRKLPVPADVLSYLRQALTQVTTNPLGTAYNAFAGFPFDKYTIGGKTGTAEVQALNPDGTPKDSTAWFASFGGPVGQPAQYAVVVMVSQGGQGGVTAAPAVREIYDGLYGLDGSGPYRLPHDAFAQAGPALPGGVPPATLPNVATSGVPTPTAAAANASGVISRSGTGTAAAVAPAVAVLPPERRGGRR comes from the coding sequence GTGGAGAACCGGTCGCGCATTCGGCTCGTCGTCCTGGCCGCTCTCGTGCTCTCCCTTCCTGTGACATTGATCAGCCGCCTCTGGTACATGCAGGTGATGGCCGGCGACCGGTACGCCGCCGCCGCCAACCGGACGTCGACCAACACCGTGCACACCGTCGCGCCGCGTGGTCTTGTGGTGGACGACGTCGGGCGGGTGCTCGCGGGAAACGAAAGCGCCCTCGTCGTCAGCGCACTGGCGACGGCGCTGCCGAAAGATACCGCCACGCGACGGGCGGAATTGCAACGGCTGGCCGCGATCCTCGGAGTGTCGGAGCAGGATCTCGAGGCCCGGGTCACCTTGTGCGACTACCACAAGTACGGGGCGAAGGCGCCGCAGATGAATCCGGGCTGCTGGACGGGTTCGCCGCTGCAACCGATTCCGCTGCTCCGGTTGGACACGGCGGACGCCGCCGCGCGCGCCACGCAGATCGCGCTCCAGGTCCTGGAGCGTCAGGAGCTTTTTCCCGGCATCACCGCGGAAATTCAGCAAATCCGCAGCTATCCCAGTCCAGCCGGCGCGTCCGCTGCGCAGATCCTCGGCCACGTCGGGAAAATCACCGCGGATGACGTCGCCCGCGCGAAAACCCAGCAGGCCGCCGACGAGCTGAAAACGGCGGCAGCGGCGGGTGAAATGATTGGCCAGGCGGGACTGGAGGCGGAGTACGACCAGTACCTGCGCGGCACGATGGGCACGAGGGTGGTGTCGGTGGACCCGGCAGGCAATCCGCTCGGCACCGTACGGGAAATTCCGCCGACTCCCGGAGCGACGCTCGTCACGAGCATCGACGCGCGGGTGCAGCAGATTGCCGAGCAGGCGCTGGCGGACGCCGTCGAGCATGCGCGGACCGTTCCGCAGTTGGCCAATCACCGCATGGTGACCCAGCATGCCGACGCCGCCGCGGCCGTCGTCATCGACGCCCGCACCGGGCATGTGCTTGCCTTGGCGAATTACCCGACCTACAACCCCGGGGTCTGGGACGGCGGAAGCATCAGCCAGACGGCGTATGACGCGCTGGTGCATGCGCCCGGCAATCCGCTGTTCTCGCAGGCGGTCCAGGGTGAGTACGCCCCCGGATCCACGTTCAAGCCCATTACCACCGCCGGTGCGGTGTCGACGCCGTACTACAGCATCACCGGTCGATACGACTGCCCCACGGTTTTCACCGCCGGAAACCGAACGTTCACCAACTTTGAGGGAGAGACAGGACTCGGCGCCATCAGTTTCGCGGAAGCCCTCACGGTGTCGTGTGACACATTCTTCTACAAGATTGGTGACACGCTCTGGAAAGCGGACGGCGGCCTGACGCCGACCCATCCGCGGGATGCCATCATCAACGAAGCGCTCGGGTGGGGACTCGGCCAACCGACGCACATCGATCTGCCGATCGACGGATCCGGCAACGTTGAGACCCGGCAGGAAAAAATCGATGCGTGGAAGAAGAACAAGGCGCTGTGGTGCGCGGAAGCGCAGACCGAGCCGAATCCGTTGTATCGCGAATACGACCGGGAGAATTGCCAGGACGGCTACCAGTACCGCGAAGGTGACGCATTGAACTTCGCGATCGGCCAAGGTACGGTGACCGTCACCCCGTTGCAGCTCGCCATGGACTACGCGGCGATTGGGAACGGCGGAACGCTTTTCACCCCGCGGATCGGCCGCGCTCTCGTCGCCCCGAACGGCACGGTCATCCAAGAAATCAACGCACCGTCCCGGAAACTGCCGGTGCCCGCCGACGTCCTCAGCTACCTCCGCCAGGCGCTGACCCAGGTGACCACGAATCCACTGGGCACGGCGTACAACGCGTTCGCTGGATTTCCGTTCGACAAATACACCATCGGCGGCAAGACGGGAACCGCGGAGGTGCAGGCGCTCAACCCCGACGGGACGCCGAAGGACTCCACCGCGTGGTTCGCGTCGTTCGGCGGACCGGTGGGTCAACCCGCGCAGTACGCCGTCGTCGTGATGGTGTCGCAAGGCGGCCAAGGCGGAGTGACGGCCGCGCCCGCGGTTCGGGAAATTTACGACGGCCTGTACGGCCTGGATGGCAGCGGGCCGTATCGGCTGCCGCACGACGCGTTCGCGCAAGCCGGCCCGGCGCTGCCCGGCGGAGTGCCGCCCGCCACCCTGCCGAATGTCGCGACCTCCGGGGTGCCGACGCCCACCGCTGCCGCAGCCAACGCGAGCGGCGTCATTTCGCGCTCCGGGACAGGCACCGCCGCCGCAGTAGCGCCAGCCGTGGCGGTACTTCCTCCGGAACGTCGAGGGGGTCGGCGATGA
- a CDS encoding FtsW/RodA/SpoVE family cell cycle protein: MTSWTTPATAGVRNGRSGAVGRRAAPGRWQRIWHGDWALWAAVLSLAGLGVVLIAAATKPLNPTHPFTLAKQQLLFLVVGAAFAVLASLVEYRTIRAAAPVLYVLALGGLVATFVVGVSVNGSRAWLRLPGGLSLEPSEFAKLALIVLAALVVNARVSGRSDIGDFDVVAILAFFAVPTGLVLLQRDLGTGLVILVILFGVLAVGGAPTRWLVGLTVLVALAAVVAVKFHLLHGYQEARLTAFLHPESGTQTYGYNAYQARIAIGSGGLHGTGLFHGSQINNGYVFAAHTDFIFATAGEELGFLGGGLIILLLTVILWRGLRIAAHAPDAFGRVTAAGVVCWFAFESFENIGMNLGIMPITGIPLQFVSYGGSSLFASMLAIGLLQNIAIQAKVVARIAPE, encoded by the coding sequence ATGACGAGTTGGACGACGCCGGCGACTGCGGGTGTCCGCAATGGCCGGAGCGGGGCGGTGGGACGGCGCGCGGCGCCTGGTCGCTGGCAGCGGATCTGGCACGGCGATTGGGCGTTATGGGCGGCCGTCCTCAGCCTCGCCGGGCTCGGCGTCGTGTTGATCGCGGCTGCCACCAAGCCGCTGAATCCCACCCATCCGTTCACCCTGGCCAAGCAGCAGTTGCTTTTTCTCGTCGTCGGGGCGGCCTTCGCCGTTCTCGCCTCGCTCGTCGAGTACCGCACGATCCGCGCGGCCGCTCCGGTGCTGTACGTCCTCGCGCTCGGCGGCCTGGTGGCGACGTTCGTCGTCGGCGTCAGTGTCAACGGCTCGCGGGCGTGGCTTCGGCTGCCGGGTGGACTGTCGCTTGAACCGTCGGAATTCGCAAAACTCGCCCTGATCGTGCTCGCCGCGCTCGTCGTCAACGCCCGTGTCTCGGGACGATCTGACATCGGCGATTTCGACGTCGTGGCGATCCTGGCATTCTTCGCCGTGCCCACGGGATTGGTTCTGCTCCAGCGGGATCTCGGCACCGGGCTGGTCATTCTCGTCATCCTGTTCGGCGTCCTGGCCGTTGGCGGTGCTCCGACGCGCTGGCTCGTGGGTCTCACGGTGCTCGTTGCGCTGGCAGCCGTGGTCGCCGTGAAATTCCACCTCCTCCATGGCTACCAGGAGGCCAGGTTGACGGCTTTTCTCCACCCGGAATCGGGGACGCAGACCTACGGGTACAACGCGTACCAAGCGCGGATCGCCATCGGTTCCGGCGGCCTGCACGGCACGGGGCTCTTCCACGGATCACAGATCAACAATGGGTATGTCTTCGCCGCGCATACCGATTTCATCTTCGCCACCGCCGGGGAGGAACTCGGTTTCCTCGGCGGCGGACTCATCATCCTCCTTCTCACGGTCATCCTGTGGCGTGGGTTGCGGATCGCGGCGCACGCGCCGGACGCATTCGGCCGCGTTACCGCAGCCGGTGTCGTCTGCTGGTTCGCCTTCGAGTCGTTCGAGAACATCGGGATGAACCTCGGCATCATGCCCATCACCGGTATTCCGCTGCAATTCGTTTCGTACGGCGGGTCGTCGCTCTTCGCGAGCATGCTGGCCATCGGGCTGCTGCAGAACATTGCGATCCAGGCCAAGGTGGTGGCCCGGATCGCGCCGGAGTGA